The following DNA comes from Pseudanabaena yagii GIHE-NHR1.
TTGATTGACTCCGCTAGTTCGCTGATGGCATGGGTTGCCGTCTCTGTCTTACGTTTGCGATTGAGACGCTGTAAGACAATCCGTGAATTATGGATTTTGCCTGCCACAATACTTTTTGCCTGAGTGAGTACAAAAACAGGATCATGGGAATGCAAAACCTGTTGGGATAGATACTCAACTTTTGCCTGATTTGCCGCCGATATGCGATCGCACCACCACTGAGAATGTCATTAGTCCCGCAGGTCGGGAAATAATTGTCATGGCGTTGCATAAATGAGGGATGAATGAGTAAATATTAAAGATAACGAGTTTAAGCAATGAAAAACAATGAAATGTCCAAAGTGTGGTTCAACACATATTCGTAAAAATGGGAAACGAGGAGACAAACAAAATCATATTTGCGCTGATTGCGGTCGTCAGTTCATTGATCATTACTCAGTGCTGGGATATTCCCAAGATGTCAAAAAAATATGCCTAAAAATGTACTGCAACGGCATGGGATTTAGACAAATTGAGAGATGTACCGATGTTAGTCACAACTCAGTCATCAACTGGGTTAAGGAAGCAGCCAAGCAATTACCAGAACATCCACCGATTGAGACTATTCCTGATGTTGGTGAACTGGATGAACTCCAGACTTTTGTTGGGTCAAAAAAAACTTGATTTGGCTATGGACTGCGGTGAATCATTTTAGCCAAGGTATCTTGGCTTGGGTATTAGGGGATAGGAGTAGCAAAACCTTTGAACCTCTATGGACATTGATTAAGGTTTGGCAATGCTATTTCTGGGTTACCGATGGCTACTGTGTCTACAAAATGTTTATCAACTCGGAAGATCAAATTATTAGCAAAACCTACATGACCAGAGTTGAGGGTGAAAATACGAGACTGAGACATTATCTTGCCAGATTGCATCGCAAAACTTTATGTTATTCAAAATCTGAACAAATGTTGCGGTATTCAATTCGTCTGTTAATTCATTATCTCAAGTACAAATCGATTCCCACCTTTTCTTGATTCATCCTTCATTTGTGCAACGCCATTGTCATTTGCAGATAGGAAGATAAGGCAATGGGGATTGGGCGATCGCTGATTGATATCGAAAGGGCATTTGTCAAGAAGATCGAAAAATGAAGATCGAAGAGGGAAGAAAAATATAAAGTAATAGGATCGTTTTGATCGCCTAAAACCACTTTCTTAATTTCTCCTTTCACTCTTCGACCTTCCGCCTTTCTCCCTTTAGTATTTGGCAATATTCAGCTATACCTTGACAGGGGGTAGACTTTATTTTTTATAAGAGTAAAGATGGAAGAAACGTTAACTTTTTTCCAAGATGCTCCGAATAACATTTACCAAGGAAGAAATAGATGCGCTGCATTACGAAAGATTCCATCATCCGCATCCACGAGTGCAGAGAAAA
Coding sequences within:
- a CDS encoding IS1 family transposase (programmed frameshift); protein product: MKCPKCGSTHIRKNGKRGDKQNHICADCGRQFIDHYSVLGYSQDVKKICLKMYCNGMGFRQIERCTDVSHNSVINWVKEAAKQLPEHPPIETIPDVGELDELQTFVGSKKTIWLWTAVNHFSQGILAWVLGDRSSKTFEPLWTLIKVWQCYFWVTDGYCVYKMFINSEDQIISKTYMTRVEGENTRLRHYLARLHRKTLCYSKSEQMLRYSIRLLIHYLKYKSIPTFS